A stretch of the Maridesulfovibrio zosterae DSM 11974 genome encodes the following:
- the tssB gene encoding type VI secretion system contractile sheath small subunit, which yields MSESTQQKLGRVRPPRVQITYDVEIGGAIVMKQLPFVVGMMADLSGKPEEPLPPLKKRKFVFVDRDNVDQVLASAAPRLAFQVPNKLGDDPANLNLELKFKEMDDFLPINVVKQVPALKSLFDSRQRLVDLLGKLDGNDELDKLMQEFIRDESELKTLADLAMAGSEEKEEAKGAKGAKDSKKADDAVESAAPEPEQKEDEDKAGKSKPEKA from the coding sequence ATGTCCGAAAGCACTCAACAAAAATTGGGACGGGTTCGACCTCCTAGAGTCCAGATCACCTATGATGTGGAGATAGGTGGGGCCATAGTCATGAAGCAGTTACCCTTTGTTGTCGGTATGATGGCGGATCTTTCCGGCAAGCCGGAAGAGCCACTTCCTCCGCTTAAGAAACGCAAGTTTGTCTTTGTGGATCGAGATAACGTGGATCAGGTCTTGGCTTCAGCCGCCCCGCGACTTGCCTTTCAAGTTCCTAACAAGTTGGGTGACGATCCTGCAAACCTGAATTTGGAGCTTAAGTTTAAGGAAATGGATGACTTTCTGCCCATTAACGTTGTTAAACAAGTACCCGCTCTTAAGTCATTGTTCGATTCAAGGCAGCGCTTGGTAGATTTGCTTGGAAAACTTGATGGCAATGATGAATTGGATAAATTGATGCAGGAATTTATTCGGGATGAAAGTGAACTTAAGACTTTGGCTGACTTGGCTATGGCTGGGTCGGAAGAAAAGGAAGAAGCTAAGGGGGCGAAAGGCGCGAAGGATTCAAAAAAAGCTGATGATGCAGTAGAATCTGCAGCGCCAGAACCGGAACAGAAGGAAGATGAGGATAAGGCTGGTAAGAGCAAGCCTGAAAAAGCATAA
- the tssA gene encoding type VI secretion system protein TssA, translating to MENYTFTSSSGTEYEINLSLLLSPLSETSPCGEYLIYSETYDAIKDARREEDINLPRGVWTRELKRADWPKVFRLCEDALATSSKDLQIAAWLTEASFCLYGAKGLYDGLNLILEMTKTFWDSVHPLPDGDIDKRTAPFLWMNAVLAERVKFLAITEPEIHHGRTYTYADWAEAEYLEHIGVRDKAILAQAEREGKATREGINQVAGSTSVLFYETLINDLAECLTKLNVLENLLDTLCGKDSPGFGLLREMLQSILIRTQTWHKEGNYTVTTDETVEAVDILEEGATSGPVITSRQEAYLLLNKAADYLLATEPHSPTAYLVKRAVSWGQMPLADLLGELVGEDHSLNSILSLLGIPEGDNLS from the coding sequence ATGGAAAACTATACATTTACTTCGTCCAGCGGGACGGAATATGAAATTAATTTGTCGTTGCTCCTCTCTCCTCTGTCGGAGACTTCGCCATGTGGTGAGTATCTTATCTATTCAGAGACTTATGATGCGATTAAGGATGCACGCCGCGAAGAAGATATAAATCTGCCCCGAGGGGTGTGGACCCGAGAACTTAAGCGGGCCGACTGGCCAAAAGTTTTTAGATTATGTGAGGACGCTCTCGCAACTTCAAGTAAGGATCTGCAGATAGCTGCATGGCTCACGGAAGCTTCATTTTGTCTTTATGGAGCAAAAGGGCTGTATGACGGTTTGAACCTGATACTGGAAATGACCAAAACATTTTGGGATTCGGTACATCCCTTGCCTGATGGCGATATTGATAAACGAACTGCCCCGTTTCTTTGGATGAATGCGGTATTGGCAGAACGAGTTAAATTTTTAGCTATTACTGAGCCTGAAATACACCATGGGCGCACCTATACCTATGCTGATTGGGCGGAAGCTGAATATTTAGAGCATATCGGTGTGCGGGATAAAGCTATTCTTGCCCAAGCAGAGCGGGAAGGAAAAGCAACCCGGGAGGGAATCAATCAAGTTGCTGGCTCGACCTCCGTTTTGTTCTACGAAACCCTGATTAATGACCTTGCCGAATGTCTGACGAAACTAAATGTCTTAGAGAATTTACTGGATACTCTGTGCGGTAAGGATTCTCCCGGTTTTGGACTTTTGCGAGAAATGCTCCAGTCCATTCTTATCCGCACGCAAACATGGCACAAGGAAGGAAATTATACAGTGACAACTGATGAAACCGTGGAAGCTGTTGATATCCTTGAAGAGGGTGCAACTTCAGGACCTGTAATCACCAGCCGTCAGGAGGCTTACCTCCTTTTAAATAAGGCTGCCGATTACCTTCTAGCCACGGAGCCGCACAGCCCGACTGCGTATTTAGTCAAACGGGCTGTATCGTGGGGGCAGATGCCGCTGGCCGACTTGCTCGGGGAGCTAGTGGGTGAAGACCATTCTCTGAATAGCATACTCTCCCTGCTAGGCATCCCCGAGGGGGATAATCTGTCATAG